In the genome of Henningerozyma blattae CBS 6284 chromosome 5, complete genome, one region contains:
- the POT1 gene encoding acetyl-CoA C-acyltransferase (similar to Saccharomyces cerevisiae POT1 (YIL160C); ancestral locus Anc_5.718) encodes MSKRLSEIRDHLNKVENGPSWRTSRPDDVVIVASYRSAIGKGFKGSFKELNTDYLLYQFLKEFDKKLPANLSNDKGKIEEIICGNVLNPGAGATEHRSACLAAGYPYSTSFAAVNRQCSSGLTAVNDIANKIRVGQIDIGLALGVESMSKNYATVNPLGRISDEMKENANARKCLIPMGITNENVAATFKIPREDQDLFAASSYNKAEKAVKTGLFKDEILPIQLPDGTVVEQDEGPRPNVTADSLGKIRPAFIKDKGVTTAGNASQVSDGVAGVLLARRSVAIDMNLPIMGKYLGFQTVGVPPELMGVGPAYAIPKVLKDVGLTVQDIDVFEINEAFAAQAIYCIKKLDIDFKKVNPRGGAIALGHPLGCTGARQVATILRELQDGQIGVVSMCIGTGMGAAAVFVKE; translated from the coding sequence ATGTCCAAAAGATTAAGTGAAATTAGAGATCATTTAAACAAGGTGGAGAATGGCCCAAGTTGGAGAACTTCAAGGCCAGATGATGTAGTGATCGTCGCTTCCTATAGATCAGCAATTGGGAAAGGGTTCAAAGGCTCGTTCAAAGAGTTGAATACAGACTATTTGTTATACCAATTCTTGAAAGAATTTGATAAGAAATTACCTGCTAATTTGAGTAATGATAAGGGTAAGATCGAAGAAATTATCTGTGGTAATGTATTGAATCCTGGAGCAGGTGCTACAGAACATAGAAGTGCTTGTCTGGCTGCAGGGTACCCTTATTCGACTTCATTTGCTGCCGTCAATAGGCAATGTTCTTCAGGTTTAACTGCAGTCAATGATATTGCAAACAAAATTAGAGTTGGTCAAATTGATATTGGTTTGGCCCTGGGAGTGGAGTCGATGTCCAAAAACTATGCTACCGTGAACCCTTTAGGAAGAATTTCTGATGAAATGAAGGAAAATGCCAATGCAAGAAAATGTTTAATTCCAATGGGTATCACAAACGAGAATGTGGCTGCAACTTTCAAAATTCCTAGAGAAGATCAGGATCTATTTGCTGCAAGCTCCTATAATAAAGCTGAAAAAGCTGTCAAAACAGGTTTATTCAAAGATGAAATCTTGCCAATTCAATTACCAGATGGTACAGTAGTAGAGCAAGATGAAGGTCCAAGACCAAATGTCACAGCAGATAGTCTGGGGAAGATTAGACCCGCTTTTATCAAGGATAAAGGTGTAACCACTGCCGGTAATGCATCTCAAGTTTCGGATGGTGTAGCTGGTGTACTTTTAGCAAGAAGATCGGTGGCAATCGATATGAATTTGCCAATTATGGGGAAATATTTAGGTTTCCAAACAGTAGGTGTACCACCCGAATTAATGGGCGTGGGTCCAGCATATGCTATCCCAAAAGTATTGAAAGATGTTGGTTTGACAGTGCAAGACATTGatgtttttgaaattaatgaagCTTTTGCTGCACAAGCCATTTATTGTATCAAAAAACTGGATATAGACTTTAAAAAAGTCAATCCAAGAGGTGGTGCTATTGCGTTGGGTCACCCATTAGGTTGCACGGGTGCACGGCAAGTCGCTACTATATTAAGAGAACTGCAAGATGGTCAAATAGGGGTTGTAAGTATGTGTATTGGGACTGGTATGGGTGCAGCTGCTGTTTTtgtaaaagaataa
- the SMU2 gene encoding Smu2p (similar to Saccharomyces cerevisiae YIL161W; ancestral locus Anc_5.719), with product MEDSDSRSPQGTSNIEKNKRGNKKNIYRRKNNNNRTKNETSNEDSNSSLNKPNSRTNSRSRSRNRPRNSNGNRQSRNDEKSNVDISESNHERSNSNGNNSNRSNNRSRNSRRKNDNYDKSNSRSNSNFKSYQPRDKLSAERLKILGDNQNKINKELEICSRVLGSKSFKLFKKNSDSISYGYTIHNINISDISKFKILVEIPNEYPNKPINLSLNNKSIVTMSRTMEISNEDSKFQKQVAYLQKSIRNFNFKVLELQLANEPILAQLNYFVQNLDILMNSNYKNISEISKTFYNQFI from the coding sequence ATGGAAGATTCAGATTCAAGATCACCTCAAGGTACTTCCaacattgaaaaaaataaaagaggtaataagaaaaatatttatcgtaggaaaaacaataataatcgAACCAAGAATGAAACTTCAAATGAGGATTCTAACAGTTCATTGAATAAACCAAATTCCAGAACTAATTCTAGATCCAGAAGTAGAAATAGACCTAGAAATAGCAATGGTAATAGACAATCCAGAAATGATGAAAAGTCAAATGTGGATATTTCTGAAAGTAATCATGAAAGAAGTAATAGCAATGGAAATAACAGTAATAGAAGTAACAATAGATCTAGGAATAGCCgaagaaaaaatgataaCTATGATAAATCTAATTCTCGTTCAAATTCCAACTTTAAATCATATCAACCTCGTGATAAATTATCTGCAGAGAGATTAAAAATACTTGGagataatcaaaataagaTCAATAAGGAGTTAGAAATTTGTAGCCGAGTATTGGGAtccaaatcttttaaattatttaaaaaaaattccgATTCGATTTCATACGGTTATACGAttcataatattaatatttctgaTATATCAAAATTCAAGATTTTAGTTGAAATTCCAAACGAATATCCAAATAAACCAATTAATCTGTCCTTAAATAACAAGAGTATAGTGACAATGAGTCGTACAATGGAAATTTCTAATGAAGACagtaaatttcaaaaacaaGTAGCctatttacaaaaatctattagaaattttaattttaaagtaCTTGAATTACAACTTGCAAATGAACCAATATTAGCACAgctaaattattttgttcaaaatttagacatattaatgaattcaaattataaaaatatcagcGAAATTTCCAAGACATTCtataatcaatttatttga
- the TBLA0E01850 gene encoding uncharacterized protein — protein MDFNQGQLNFQKYESKDNNIKTFSEKNILINLNTNVESEYTTITCEKITDRLPSRINLSNYPITSLEKNYYLNYSNNLNLLKNKNLDTTEYLEVKPHLITPYEWKKISKYLNENGVTNIFDITNLTEEDWKNFIINPQNCSLAIVPRILNKRYEYNSVGLPIWELIIVNKENQDSAMTKNESCNTNYSENEKFYFSSSPSVVNQNSSLESVDESASAKTYFDFLLEDLKMNFDSIIEQKKHLKTDNIKYNFKFDYVDELLNNFKKTFNKKEKKIKQVDYICKTSFRKKENLYATILGEYCPWYLRRHKIEECDSYAYKKHREQLFAQILKKQERSIPRKLNETTHNLKYNLKIINKKLNTFFSQKLFFKKNIMDVNCNNDILVEKDENYLRKGRLIYNPDASNGFLEYFKLKWEPSIKQMIVDELRAEESRENIFQYVNFCERKHFFKRWLNYNSKIEKVADFIHDTWGNVSNTV, from the coding sequence ATGGATTTCAATCAAGGACAATTAaactttcaaaaatatgaatctaaggacaataatattaaaactttttcagaaaaaaatattttgattaacTTAAATACAAACGTCGAATCTGAATACACCACTATCACTTGTGAAAAAATTACTGACCGTTTGCCCTCAAGGATCAACTTATCCAATTACCCTATAACttctttggaaaaaaattactatcttaattattcaaataacctaaatctattgaaaaataaaaatttagacACAACTGAATATTTAGAAGTTAAACCACATCTTATTACACCATAtgaatggaaaaaaatttcgaAATATctaaatgaaaatggtgtcacaaatatttttgatattactAATTTAACTGAGGAAGACtggaaaaattttatcattaaccCACAAAATTGTTCATTAGCTATTGTTCCAagaatattgaataaaagatatgaatataattctGTCGGATTGCCAATTTGGGAACTAATTATTGTAAATAAAGAGAATCAAGATTCTGCTATGACTAAGAATGAAAGCTGTAACACAAATTATtcagaaaatgaaaaattttatttctctTCATCACCTTCTGTCGTAAATCAAAATAGTAGTTTAGAGTCTGTAGATGAAAGTGCTTCTGCTAAGacatattttgattttttacttgaagatttgaaaatgaatttcGATTCCATCATTgagcaaaaaaaacatcTAAAGACTgacaatataaaatataatttcaaatttgatTATGTTGATGAGcttctaaataattttaaaaaaacttttaacaagaaggaaaaaaagattaaacaAGTAGATTATATTTGTAAAACCAGTTTTaggaaaaaagaaaatttatatgCAACAATACTAGGTGAGTATTGCCCTTGGTATTTAAGAAGAcataaaattgaagaatgtGATTCCTATGCATATAAAAAACATAGGGAGCAATTATTTGCACAGATTCTTAAGAAGCAGGAAAGATCAATACCAAGAAAACTTAATGAAACGACACATAATctgaaatataatttaaagataattaataaaaaattgaatacGTTTTTTtcacaaaaattattttttaaaaaaaatattatggaCGTTAATTGTAACAATGACATTTTAGTTGAAAAAGACGAGAATTATTTGAGAAAAGGAcgattaatttataatccTGATGCTTCAAACGGgtttttggaatattttaaattaaaatggGAACCAAGTATCAAACAGATGATTGTTGATGAATTAAGAGCGGAAGAGTCGagagaaaatatattccaaTATGTCAACTTTTGCGAAAGAAAGCatttctttaaaagatggctaaattacaattcaaaaatagaaaaagtTGCAGATTTTATTCATGATACTTGGGGGAATGTCTCGAATACCGTTTGA